attttaattatattattatagtagcagaagatagttaaataattaagtatagttagtagcgatATTTTGAGACCATGATATTAAGGGGGGGCCAAATGTAGGGggggccaaaagggggtggggcCACTTACAGCCGAAGTCTCACTTCTGACTAGCACTGTCACGGTAAGTCGCGAATCACTGAATCTTCGGCGTTGTCGCCTTATGATCGTCTGTGACATTGACTTCGGGATATTTCAGCAAGCGGAAATTGCGACCCATACGCGAAAGATCAAATGCACCCCTTCGGCCAGCGACCCGTCTTTCTACCTCCTAGCAACCGTTGCGCCGGTCCCAACACTGGTCCCAGTGTACAACGACAAATACGTGCTCGCGAACCCGCAGTTCGAATTGTTCACAGAGAATGGCGTCTTGTTCGAGCCGCAGTATACCCCGGACAAGGGCACCGCCAGCGTCTTCATCCTCGATAGCAAAGGCCGCATCGTCACGCAACATCCTACGGCGATCACTTCTTCGCCAGCGATGACTATAATGACTTCGAGCTGCTGCACATCCTGCCCCGTGGATGGATCCAGGCGCGCAGAGGTCACAATGGCGAGGATACCGGATTCGACTATGTCTATTGCACGGTGCAGCCTCCGTCGGGGCGATATGTTGGTGGATTCAAGGAGTTGGCATGCACGCAGGGGTACTTCAATGCGACGGTTTTGCAGTATTGTCCGTTATATGACGAGTATTTCCACACAGGAACGGTGCTTGGGGCGGAGTACAGTGCTACAACTCCTGATTGTCTGCTGGTGACATATCTGGTGGTTCCCGTCTGCTGAGAACAATTGGGTGCTTCGGCATTGATTTCGTGGGGTGGGTTGAAAGGCACGGAATTACGGGTCCGGTTACCAAAGCCGCCAGGCTCCACCTCGCCGAAGTGGCCTTCGGGAGCCGGCGCCGGGAATCTGAGGTGTCATGCGTCTCGCTTGAGAGCTGCTTTCGCCAGGATCCATGTATGCATTGTTTCGTACGCCATTAAACTCATTCCATCGGACTTATCCATCAGTTTGCGAACTCCTTCTCATTTGAATGAAGGTTGTCTGGCTCCTGCCAGTTGGGCGACTGACTCGCAGGAATAGGATGCGTCGGGCCGGAGCGGGAAAGTCCTCCATGTTCGTCCTTTCTCCATGTCTGAGACATTCTGTTCGTCCCTGCATCAATTCCGTGTTGATTCTATATGTCGGACAATTTCGAGAGCCCAATTTAGAAACGGAAGGTACGATCAGACGCGAACACGTGACGTCATACCGTACACAGAAGGCAGGGACCCCAAGTAAGGTAGCTACGTCATTCAACGTTCCCCAGTTGTTCCTGACAATCACCTCGCAGCGGATGTAGCTGCAGCACAACCAATCCAGCCTCAACTGTCATTTTTGTTGAGTGCGGCACTTCATGATACCTTCTCCCTCATACTACACACCTCAAAATATCTCCTGCGAGACCGTAAACCACAGGAAGCAAGCTACCAAGCTATCGCTTCTCCATTCCTACCACCGATCACCGCAAAATCAACGTCTCTGTCGCTCGACACCAAGCACCCACCACAATCACCATGGCAGAAATCGCAGCAGGCGCTGTCGTAGCTGAGCAGGTCGTTTCCACTGGCATCGAGGCTGGAGCGGCCGTCGCTGTGGCACGCCCAACCCAGCCTCTGAAGGTGTCACTGTCCCAGGTCGCCACCACCCAGTCCCCCGCTTTCGACACGTCGTAAGTCAGATCCCTGTCTTCCAAGGGGGTTGACTCTAACACTTGAACAGCGCTCTTGCACGTTCCCACCATTCAGTCACCGTCGTCAACCACAAGGCATGCATCTTCGGCGGCGAGACAGCAGAGAGCGAGCTAGCTTCTACTGACTTCCATGTCCTCTCCTTGCCGGCCATGACCAAGGGTGAGCCAGTTGCAGCCTATGCTTGCTATCCGGCATTCGCAATGCAGGATGCAGAGACCGGCAAGACCTACGTCCCTTCCCCGCGTTCAAGACATGCGGCGGCAGCCCGCGGCCAGTTCGTGATCGTCAATGGCGGTGCTGATGCCAGTGGAAAGCCCATCGACGAGACGTGTCTCTGGCTATGGGACTCTGAGAGTTTGAAGTGGACCAAGATCCAAGGAGCAAGCCAGATCGGCAAGACCATCACCCCGAGATTCGACCACCACATCTTTGTCGAGCAGACCCAGGACTTCCTGGTTCTTCACGGAGGACGGACTGCACCAGGACAGGAGGCATCTACCGAGACGTGGATGTACAACTTTGACACTCTCGCCTGGACAGCGTTGCCGCCTTCTCCTCAGCCTCCTCTCGCGGCCGCCTTCGTGGATAATGTTCTTTATACCATCGGGGCTGACTCTAACATGAGCGGTGCTATCCACTACATGGACCTCAAGTCAAACGCCGAGGACCGCGAGAAGCCCGACGCTCTTCAATGGAAGACCATCAACTTCCCTACCAACCCACTCACTCCGGGTCCCCACCCACGCGAAGGCGGCGCACTCGTGCCAGTAGACACTGGTCTTGGCAGACACTACCTCGTCTATATGTTTGGCACGAACAGCACTTCAGCCGAAAAGGACTTCTACACTGATATTTGGGCCCTTCAGCTCCCCACTCACGGCTTCAGTGCGGCCGCTGTGAAGGATGCGATCCGTGACAAGCTGCCTCGTGTTGATTCTGGCGAGTTCAGCTGGGCAGAGGTGGAGCTCATTCCGACAGAGGAAGTCAAGACGGAGGGAAAGGCGCATCCCGGACCACGTGGATACTTTGGCGCAGACGCAGCGGATGGAAAGAGTCTCGTCTTCTGGGGCGGCGTCAGTGCGCTGGGCAAGGAGGGCGATGGATGGCTGCTTCAGGTCCAGTGAGCAGTGCCTGATTAATAAATGTGTGGAGGACATAGGAAACAAGATTCCCCAAAAGTGTATTAACGCCTTAAGGTAGTCAGGGACGACCAAAAGAAACAAAACACCTTCATGTTAGGCAAGCTCCTATATACGCGACCCCTTTGATAGCGAGGGACACGCCTGTAAGGACTATGGTCAGCCGGCCTTGTCAAGTCAACCAAAGTCTCATTTTTGCGTGGCTTTGCAAGTTTCTCTCAAGACTACAACAATCCTTGCCGGCAAAGGGGGTATTCTGGACAGGGGCCTATTCTGCTACTTCATGGGAGTTGTGCCCTTAAGGGGCCAGTCTGCTGGTTTAGTAGCCCTTCGTGTCGCCAGTTGTCCCTACGTATGCCAAAGTTCCCCTCCTTCTCTCTTTGATCGCCAGTGATGGGCTTCCTCTAGTCTTTGAGATCTCTGTTGGAATCGCTGCTCTATCCAAGAAAGACCGCTCTGCAAGCATAACAGGCTAAGATAGAAGAGGTAGGGGCGCACTTGCCGTCAGGTCACCATGAACTTCCATTGTGTACACGAAGTGGTATCTACCCGGGGGGCT
The window above is part of the Colletotrichum lupini chromosome 9, complete sequence genome. Proteins encoded here:
- a CDS encoding kelch domain-containing protein, with product MAEIAAGAVVAEQVVSTGIEAGAAVAVARPTQPLKVSLSQVATTQSPAFDTSALARSHHSVTVVNHKACIFGGETAESELASTDFHVLSLPAMTKGEPVAAYACYPAFAMQDAETGKTYVPSPRSRHAAAARGQFVIVNGGADASGKPIDETCLWLWDSESLKWTKIQGASQIGKTITPRFDHHIFVEQTQDFLVLHGGRTAPGQEASTETWMYNFDTLAWTALPPSPQPPLAAAFVDNVLYTIGADSNMSGAIHYMDLKSNAEDREKPDALQWKTINFPTNPLTPGPHPREGGALVPVDTGLGRHYLVYMFGTNSTSAEKDFYTDIWALQLPTHGFSAAAVKDAIRDKLPRVDSGEFSWAEVELIPTEEVKTEGKAHPGPRGYFGADAADGKSLVFWGGVSALGKEGDGWLLQVQATLDHASSIYINSMHLSQINTLQALQYDEPTTKDSPFSVTMGAILSCQPRKITTKITLEIGDYMVYTYSSNPENMDPSKNDWEAALLIKTKDIKQVLKQGIIISEDDIQLQSGGITPRKRPELLQGRGWVHTRQYILSGNSCGGWAARIEVGARDLAPLASFRITNLVGHANHGWPMEQGLLVCLSKALDEANLVTWDTYHGSSPWWPMLVTIVPRRTDVSASGDNVKGDAGGVEEPVPTSSGKTKKG